In the Leptospira limi genome, one interval contains:
- the metF gene encoding methylenetetrahydrofolate reductase [NAD(P)H] — MHISEILGKKQTTISFEFFPPKNEEASEDLFRNIQELSQMNPAYVSVTYGAGGSTRDLTHDLVVKLQEQTGLTIVSHLTCVGSTKEEIGEILKRYEKSGIHNIMALRGDPPKGQNEFQKTENGFEYAGELVGFIKGNYPNMGIGVAGFPEGHPSTPNRLKEIEYLKWKVDQGVDYICTQLFFNNDYFYDFVERCEIAGIKVPIIAGIMPITSRKGMARMAELSLGTNFPAKLLKSLSRAEDDAYAENVGIHWATEQVRDLLDHKIAGIHMYTLNKSKATRKIYESLGIRNFDRIV; from the coding sequence ATGCACATTTCTGAGATCCTCGGCAAAAAACAAACTACTATCAGCTTCGAATTTTTCCCTCCCAAAAATGAGGAAGCATCAGAGGATTTGTTCCGAAATATCCAAGAACTCTCTCAAATGAACCCTGCTTATGTGAGTGTCACGTATGGTGCAGGTGGTTCGACTCGTGACCTAACACACGATTTAGTCGTCAAATTACAAGAGCAGACTGGTTTAACAATTGTTAGCCATCTTACATGTGTTGGTTCTACCAAAGAAGAAATTGGTGAGATCCTAAAACGATATGAAAAAAGTGGAATCCACAACATCATGGCTCTTCGTGGTGATCCGCCAAAGGGCCAAAATGAATTTCAAAAAACAGAAAATGGATTTGAATACGCTGGAGAATTAGTCGGTTTCATCAAAGGGAATTACCCAAATATGGGGATTGGAGTTGCTGGATTTCCAGAAGGTCATCCTTCCACTCCCAATCGTTTAAAAGAAATTGAATACTTAAAATGGAAAGTTGACCAAGGTGTCGACTATATCTGCACCCAATTGTTTTTTAATAATGATTATTTTTATGATTTTGTAGAACGATGTGAGATTGCTGGAATCAAAGTTCCAATCATCGCGGGTATCATGCCAATTACTTCCAGGAAAGGAATGGCACGTATGGCAGAATTATCCCTTGGTACTAATTTTCCTGCAAAACTATTGAAGTCATTGTCACGTGCTGAAGATGATGCCTATGCAGAAAATGTTGGGATCCATTGGGCAACGGAACAAGTCCGCGATTTATTAGATCACAAAATTGCAGGAATTCATATGTATACTCTCAACAAATCAAAGGCCACACGCAAGATTTACGAATCACTCGGGATCCGAAATTTTGATCGTATCGTTTGA
- a CDS encoding STAS domain-containing protein, which yields MEIKTKKIGKHTLVHLNGRLDITHSDEVEAKLADDVQNGDGDIIINLELISYISSSGIRIFVGMVRELDKQGRKLKLCCITPPVKKVFDVVELLDLFEVFETEQEAVNSLSK from the coding sequence TTGGAAATAAAAACCAAAAAAATCGGAAAGCACACACTCGTTCACCTCAATGGTCGTTTAGACATTACTCATTCTGATGAGGTTGAGGCAAAATTAGCTGATGACGTGCAAAACGGGGACGGTGACATCATCATCAACCTGGAGCTTATATCCTATATCTCCTCTTCTGGGATTCGTATCTTTGTTGGTATGGTTCGAGAACTCGATAAACAAGGAAGAAAACTCAAACTCTGTTGCATCACTCCGCCTGTAAAAAAGGTTTTTGATGTAGTGGAGCTACTCGATTTGTTTGAAGTTTTCGAAACGGAACAAGAAGCCGTTAACTCTCTCTCAAAGTAG
- a CDS encoding response regulator, which produces MSQKKALIVDDSTVTRLMIRKIISENQPNWEILEAESADKAKSILPDHPDIDLFSLDQNMPGTISGLDLAEILKSNYPNSKIVLVTANIQDAIKNRAKDLGIDFVEKPVTPEKIIPMLEKI; this is translated from the coding sequence ATGTCACAAAAAAAAGCACTTATAGTTGACGATAGCACAGTCACTCGATTAATGATTCGGAAAATCATTTCCGAAAATCAACCCAATTGGGAAATTTTAGAAGCTGAATCAGCTGATAAGGCAAAATCTATTTTACCAGACCATCCGGACATTGATTTATTCAGTTTGGACCAAAATATGCCAGGGACAATTTCCGGCTTAGATTTGGCTGAGATTTTAAAATCCAACTATCCAAATTCAAAAATCGTTTTAGTGACTGCTAACATCCAAGATGCAATCAAAAATCGAGCCAAAGATTTGGGAATTGATTTTGTCGAAAAACCGGTTACACCTGAAAAAATCATTCCTATGTTAGAAAAAATATGA
- a CDS encoding ArnT family glycosyltransferase — MAYASFLFISLLYCFQVGINLGVLPVVWPDEVLFYSPAISFANSGHLKTEVLTGLIPGMESKTLWMPPGYLLFSGFTLSIFPDTLTTLRIANVCIVYLTALGFYHLLKRLSISEMAAQIAFASVLWELLVFRFGTVARMEALTACFFILSLLFATNKSKSNWNPFFAGVMLSFSALSHPIGASFGLITLYLIYQNFGFKKIGWFLLGGVLPVFGWIYYIHPNWEWFQIQFGAQLTRKQNLLKTFTFIDKLKIFSFGFGFPKIRLLIISLQLICLSFFTFKHFQDKTKQMNLWYLFWVWNLSVFVALYTSSEGWYVYHSLFPLAFGMALLLQEKSIFNKLPYVGIVVSLLAMVLMVSIHWSKSDTNEIQTLHFQRIEKSLANSKALYLQSLPDPYFYLKSKRPDLDILEFIPGELELPSATYIKTIHSRDSFIFYDENLVNETIKDYLKQGNWIRKEWDIPVPSNHWLHYKTIVYTRK, encoded by the coding sequence GTGGCTTACGCCTCGTTTCTATTCATCTCCCTCCTCTATTGTTTCCAAGTTGGTATCAACTTAGGTGTATTACCTGTTGTATGGCCAGATGAAGTTTTATTTTATTCTCCTGCCATCTCATTTGCGAATTCAGGACATTTAAAAACAGAGGTCCTTACTGGACTCATACCAGGAATGGAATCCAAAACATTATGGATGCCACCTGGTTATTTATTATTTTCAGGTTTTACATTATCTATTTTTCCTGATACGTTAACCACTCTTCGCATAGCGAATGTTTGTATAGTTTACTTAACTGCATTAGGATTTTACCATTTATTAAAAAGACTTTCGATTTCAGAGATGGCAGCTCAAATTGCCTTCGCAAGTGTACTTTGGGAACTTCTAGTGTTTCGTTTTGGAACCGTCGCTCGGATGGAAGCACTCACTGCATGTTTTTTTATCCTGAGTTTACTCTTTGCAACAAACAAAAGTAAATCCAATTGGAACCCTTTTTTCGCAGGTGTGATGTTATCCTTTTCGGCATTATCCCATCCCATTGGTGCTTCTTTTGGACTCATCACTCTTTACTTAATTTATCAAAATTTTGGTTTCAAAAAAATAGGTTGGTTTTTGTTAGGTGGAGTTTTGCCAGTATTCGGTTGGATTTATTATATCCATCCAAATTGGGAATGGTTTCAAATTCAGTTTGGTGCTCAACTTACGAGAAAACAAAACCTTCTCAAAACTTTTACATTCATAGACAAACTGAAGATTTTTTCTTTTGGATTTGGATTTCCTAAAATCCGATTGCTGATCATTTCTTTACAATTAATATGTTTAAGTTTTTTTACTTTCAAACATTTCCAAGACAAAACAAAACAAATGAATTTATGGTATTTATTTTGGGTTTGGAATTTGTCTGTTTTTGTAGCCTTGTATACTTCTTCCGAAGGTTGGTATGTATACCATAGTCTTTTCCCTTTAGCTTTCGGAATGGCACTATTACTCCAAGAAAAATCGATATTTAACAAACTTCCATATGTCGGAATTGTTGTATCCTTACTTGCTATGGTTTTAATGGTTTCGATCCATTGGTCAAAATCTGATACGAACGAAATCCAAACTTTGCATTTCCAAAGGATTGAAAAAAGTTTAGCAAATTCAAAAGCACTTTACCTTCAGAGTTTGCCAGACCCATATTTTTATCTCAAATCCAAACGTCCTGATTTGGATATTTTAGAATTTATCCCAGGTGAACTGGAACTTCCATCAGCTACTTATATCAAAACGATTCACTCTCGTGATAGTTTTATTTTTTATGATGAAAATCTTGTTAATGAAACCATAAAAGATTATTTAAAACAAGGGAACTGGATTCGGAAAGAATGGGATATACCAGTTCCATCAAATCATTGGTTACATTACAAAACGATCGTCTATACGAGAAAATAA
- a CDS encoding biotin--[acetyl-CoA-carboxylase] ligase, whose translation MQYRLLKPELGHRLQSVNSTNEWIRNPEVSFGSWVIAEEQTAGKGRGQNLWQSLGEEPLIFSGKIRISAAEISLPLLSIFISSALLKTIFHFFPEREEDTTIKWPNDIYKKEKKVAGILVQSEFINGVYDVVIGIGLNFFGQSVPEDLKEKATFLCDSQLGEGDLERFVNHLVIGINQAVITLLDQSQVLKDLVWIEDHSLLKNKVIETEWDERIVRGRVLGIDELGFLLIMTETGQKIELMDTSPKFRMI comes from the coding sequence ATGCAATATCGACTTTTAAAACCTGAACTAGGTCATAGATTACAGTCTGTAAATTCCACAAACGAATGGATCCGAAATCCGGAAGTATCTTTTGGATCTTGGGTGATTGCAGAAGAACAGACTGCAGGAAAAGGAAGGGGCCAAAATTTATGGCAGTCGTTAGGCGAAGAACCATTGATATTCTCTGGGAAAATCAGAATTTCAGCAGCGGAAATTTCTTTGCCTTTACTTTCGATTTTTATATCTTCTGCATTACTCAAAACCATTTTCCATTTTTTTCCGGAACGAGAAGAAGATACAACAATCAAATGGCCAAATGATATTTATAAAAAAGAAAAGAAAGTAGCTGGAATTTTAGTACAATCTGAGTTTATCAATGGTGTTTATGATGTTGTGATCGGAATTGGACTCAACTTTTTTGGACAATCTGTACCTGAAGATTTAAAAGAGAAAGCTACCTTTTTGTGTGATTCTCAGTTGGGAGAAGGTGATTTAGAAAGATTTGTAAATCATTTAGTCATAGGGATTAACCAAGCTGTGATCACACTCCTTGACCAAAGCCAAGTTTTAAAAGATTTAGTATGGATCGAAGATCATTCTCTATTAAAGAACAAGGTCATTGAGACGGAATGGGATGAAAGAATCGTAAGAGGACGTGTTTTGGGAATTGATGAATTAGGATTCCTTCTGATTATGACTGAAACTGGCCAAAAGATTGAGCTTATGGACACTTCACCAAAATTTCGGATGATATAA
- a CDS encoding MORN repeat-containing protein has protein sequence MRSKFFIFLFFYIFVFCKSNQKICEGENCRNGKHSVSFENGDFFEGEFIEDTKHGFGIYRYANGDVFEGEYKFGYKEGLGSYRYNNGDQFKGNYLKGKRDGFGKYIFADGFILEGTWSQNELNGKCKITNAKGSLVLEGYWHQNHYIGFKPKEGSNDTIKISDPE, from the coding sequence ATGCGTTCTAAATTCTTTATATTTTTATTTTTTTACATTTTTGTCTTTTGTAAGTCGAACCAAAAAATATGTGAAGGCGAAAATTGCCGTAATGGGAAACACTCAGTTTCCTTTGAAAATGGCGACTTTTTTGAAGGTGAATTCATTGAGGATACCAAACATGGGTTTGGAATTTATCGATATGCTAATGGAGATGTCTTTGAAGGTGAATACAAATTTGGTTATAAAGAAGGATTAGGATCTTATCGTTATAACAATGGAGATCAATTCAAAGGAAATTATCTCAAAGGCAAAAGAGATGGGTTCGGTAAATATATTTTTGCAGATGGATTCATTTTGGAAGGTACTTGGTCGCAAAATGAATTGAATGGAAAATGTAAAATCACAAATGCAAAAGGTAGTTTGGTGCTAGAAGGATACTGGCACCAAAATCATTATATTGGTTTTAAACCAAAAGAAGGATCAAACGATACGATCAAAATTTCGGATCCCGAGTGA
- a CDS encoding SDR family NAD(P)-dependent oxidoreductase, with amino-acid sequence MKLSGNTILITGCGMGIGALTAERLAKEGNDIIGVDINQSLLKEIQQKVETSGRKFYGYVCDLSKEDDIGNLFKKIRKNKLSFQVLINNAGIAPSGPFEGKDFSVWQKALQINVHGPMKLVYESLPILREQKEACIINLASIAGKFGTEGTVTYSATKHAMVGFSQALKMELYETQIGVSWICPSMAKTRMIDGVKPSFFTPVIEPDQVAKAICKAIVKNPGEVLVPSYLRSTIVIMPALFPKFSLWLAVKTKASKGWLLANKGLEKNIPV; translated from the coding sequence ATGAAATTATCTGGAAATACGATTTTGATTACAGGCTGTGGAATGGGAATTGGTGCTCTAACAGCAGAACGATTGGCAAAAGAGGGAAACGATATCATTGGAGTTGATATCAACCAATCCCTTTTGAAAGAAATCCAACAGAAAGTGGAAACGTCTGGTAGAAAATTTTATGGTTATGTTTGTGATCTTTCCAAAGAAGATGATATCGGAAATCTTTTCAAAAAAATCAGAAAGAATAAACTCAGTTTCCAAGTTTTGATTAACAATGCAGGGATTGCTCCGAGTGGTCCTTTTGAAGGAAAGGATTTTTCTGTTTGGCAAAAAGCCTTACAAATCAATGTTCATGGACCAATGAAATTGGTTTATGAATCTTTGCCAATTCTCAGAGAACAAAAAGAAGCATGTATCATCAATTTAGCAAGTATTGCGGGTAAGTTTGGAACAGAAGGAACTGTCACTTATTCCGCAACCAAACACGCAATGGTAGGTTTTTCTCAAGCCTTAAAAATGGAATTATATGAAACTCAAATTGGTGTTAGTTGGATTTGTCCATCAATGGCAAAAACCAGAATGATAGATGGTGTCAAACCTTCCTTTTTTACTCCTGTGATTGAACCTGACCAAGTAGCAAAAGCAATCTGCAAGGCGATTGTGAAAAATCCTGGTGAAGTCCTTGTCCCATCGTATCTCAGGTCTACTATTGTGATTATGCCCGCTCTTTTTCCGAAGTTTTCACTCTGGCTTGCAGTAAAAACAAAAGCGTCAAAAGGTTGGTTACTTGCCAACAAGGGGCTTGAGAAAAATATTCCTGTTTAG
- a CDS encoding ATP-binding protein encodes MSSLTEKHLLTIIKKSGIGILILNQNYEIVIANQWFLKSSNLSEKDLENKLISDVFPELVGTRTFKSIEQCIQFSQYSILTHTLNPYPFPLYENEQKMLKNDRIYQYLHIIPISIEDEINSFCMIQISDVSQQVTREKLLREQMIVAKEKEVDAKKASQAKTDFLASMSHEIRTPLNAILGMADTLAETNLSEEQVEYLTVLRNSGKALYNIINDILDLSRIESGKLEIESIEFSIRDLLKETISLFLMKAKAKGIKIYYTVSENISETIKGDSTRIQQILINLIGNAMKFTEKGSISVNASLDKSNKVLKLEVEDTGIGIPNEKLHSIFESFTQVDSSTTRKYGGTGLGLTITKKLILMMKGDIFVESELGKGSKFSIHIPYEGLVHRDSNIHQHWLDLELPEPENFPKCKILLAEDSEENVFIIKTFLRKYPIELVIAKNGKDALEKFQNEKFDIVLMDMQMPEMDGLEATKEIRSYEQNQNIDSLLMVPIIAISANVQKEDISKSFLAGITSYLSKPVRKLEILKLIHFYLAL; translated from the coding sequence GTGAGTTCTTTAACCGAAAAACACTTATTAACAATTATAAAAAAATCAGGAATAGGAATTCTGATTTTAAATCAAAACTATGAAATCGTAATTGCCAATCAATGGTTTCTAAAGAGTTCCAATCTTTCAGAAAAAGATCTCGAAAACAAATTAATATCTGACGTATTTCCAGAGTTAGTTGGAACTAGAACTTTTAAATCAATTGAACAATGTATACAATTTTCGCAGTATTCCATACTTACACATACTTTAAATCCATATCCGTTCCCTTTATACGAAAATGAACAAAAGATGTTAAAAAATGATAGGATTTATCAATATTTGCACATCATTCCCATTTCTATCGAAGATGAAATAAATTCATTTTGTATGATCCAAATCTCGGATGTTTCTCAACAAGTAACTAGAGAAAAATTATTAAGGGAACAAATGATAGTTGCTAAAGAAAAGGAAGTTGATGCAAAAAAAGCATCTCAAGCTAAGACGGATTTTTTAGCGTCCATGAGTCATGAAATTAGGACTCCACTCAATGCTATTTTAGGAATGGCTGATACATTAGCCGAAACAAATCTTTCTGAAGAACAAGTTGAGTATTTGACAGTCCTTCGAAATTCAGGTAAGGCATTGTACAATATCATCAATGACATCCTTGATTTATCTAGAATTGAGTCAGGTAAGTTAGAAATCGAATCCATAGAATTTTCAATTCGAGATTTATTAAAAGAAACTATATCCCTTTTCTTAATGAAAGCAAAAGCGAAGGGTATCAAAATCTATTATACAGTCAGTGAAAATATTTCTGAAACTATAAAAGGTGATTCTACTCGCATCCAACAAATTTTGATTAATTTAATTGGAAATGCTATGAAGTTTACAGAGAAAGGTAGTATCAGTGTTAATGCATCTTTAGACAAAAGTAATAAAGTATTAAAGTTAGAAGTAGAAGATACTGGAATTGGCATACCTAATGAAAAATTACATTCAATATTCGAAAGTTTCACCCAAGTGGATAGTTCTACGACAAGAAAATATGGCGGAACAGGACTAGGGCTTACAATCACAAAGAAATTAATTTTAATGATGAAAGGTGATATTTTTGTAGAAAGTGAACTTGGAAAAGGATCAAAATTTTCAATCCATATCCCATATGAAGGATTAGTTCATAGAGATTCTAATATCCACCAACATTGGTTGGACTTAGAATTACCAGAGCCAGAAAACTTTCCTAAATGTAAGATCCTATTGGCAGAGGACTCAGAGGAGAACGTATTCATCATTAAAACTTTCTTAAGAAAATATCCAATCGAACTTGTGATTGCAAAAAACGGAAAGGATGCCTTAGAAAAATTTCAAAATGAAAAATTTGATATCGTTTTAATGGATATGCAAATGCCTGAAATGGATGGACTTGAAGCGACAAAGGAAATTAGAAGTTATGAACAAAATCAAAATATAGATTCGCTTCTTATGGTTCCTATCATTGCAATTTCAGCAAACGTACAAAAAGAAGATATCAGTAAAAGTTTTTTAGCTGGAATTACTTCTTACTTATCCAAACCAGTTCGCAAATTAGAAATTCTAAAGCTCATCCATTTTTACTTAGCACTTTAA
- a CDS encoding S8 family serine peptidase has translation MKFGKFGLVTFLILGLVYGNCNPIKKNDPFSDNLILLLLINSILNAREVDCTFSSADTDPFYSDQWHLQNLGQFGGTPGEDARVKTVWDQGYSGNQVIVSVVDDGLNIVHEDLSANISVTARGLNMFNNTFNPSHSYSNSFHGSAVGGVIGARGGNAIGLRGAAPCSKLVGVNILEKSTIYTSDEYRAMVNESGRVFISNNSWGSPDIYGWLWPSSSLWQQGINEGVTLGRGGKGTVYLWAAGNGANGGTVASPVLVDNANYDGQANYYGVMAIGGIGENGKKAAYSESGANLWVVAHTQGNNTTAYTTAISTTDATGVNGLNAGGTSGDYTNSSYTKKFNGTSSATPLAAGVVALLLSKNPNLSWRDVRELVAYSARKNDASDTDWTTNAAGLNINHKYGFGAIDAQQLLVRSNSWSPIGAALKTETMSSITPGTSIPDNDLVTGANASYSVSSSISYIEFVDVEFTTNHTYFPELKITVTSPSGTVSVLSEVHACRNPSNNSGCTSGSTSIANMTGSSTYRFGLTRLLGENPNGSWTIRAYDGAAGDTGTIQSVRLKIYGR, from the coding sequence ATGAAATTTGGAAAGTTTGGATTAGTTACATTCCTGATTCTCGGTTTGGTTTATGGGAATTGTAATCCTATCAAAAAGAATGATCCATTCAGTGATAATTTAATTTTACTCCTTTTGATCAATTCGATTCTCAATGCTAGGGAAGTCGATTGTACTTTCTCTTCAGCTGATACAGATCCCTTTTATTCCGACCAATGGCATCTGCAAAACCTTGGACAATTCGGTGGCACCCCTGGCGAAGATGCACGGGTCAAAACTGTTTGGGACCAAGGTTATTCTGGAAACCAGGTAATCGTGAGCGTTGTCGACGATGGTTTGAACATAGTACATGAAGATTTAAGTGCAAATATTTCTGTCACAGCTCGTGGCTTAAATATGTTTAACAATACCTTCAATCCCTCCCATTCTTACTCCAATAGTTTTCATGGATCTGCTGTTGGAGGAGTGATTGGTGCCAGAGGTGGCAATGCAATTGGACTTCGGGGTGCCGCTCCTTGTTCCAAATTGGTTGGTGTCAATATTCTAGAAAAATCAACAATTTATACATCCGACGAATACCGCGCAATGGTCAATGAATCAGGGAGAGTTTTTATCTCAAACAATAGTTGGGGATCTCCGGACATCTATGGTTGGTTATGGCCATCCAGCAGTTTATGGCAACAAGGCATCAACGAAGGTGTAACTCTCGGTCGCGGGGGGAAGGGTACGGTTTACCTTTGGGCAGCAGGGAATGGTGCCAATGGTGGAACTGTCGCATCACCGGTGCTAGTTGATAACGCAAACTATGATGGGCAAGCAAATTATTATGGGGTTATGGCGATAGGTGGAATTGGGGAAAATGGAAAAAAAGCAGCCTATTCTGAGTCAGGTGCGAATCTTTGGGTTGTTGCGCACACACAAGGGAACAATACAACTGCTTACACTACAGCAATTTCAACTACGGATGCCACCGGTGTAAATGGATTAAATGCTGGCGGCACATCAGGAGATTACACCAATTCAAGTTATACGAAAAAATTCAATGGAACTTCATCTGCGACTCCATTAGCTGCCGGAGTGGTTGCATTACTCCTAAGCAAAAATCCAAATTTAAGTTGGAGAGACGTACGCGAGTTAGTTGCTTATTCTGCCAGAAAAAATGATGCTTCGGATACTGATTGGACTACCAATGCAGCTGGTCTAAATATCAACCATAAATATGGATTTGGTGCTATTGATGCACAACAGTTACTAGTCCGTTCAAATTCTTGGTCTCCGATCGGTGCGGCACTTAAAACGGAAACAATGAGTTCAATCACACCAGGTACTTCGATTCCAGACAATGATTTAGTAACTGGCGCCAATGCATCATATTCAGTTTCCTCATCCATTTCTTACATAGAATTTGTTGATGTAGAATTTACAACGAATCACACTTATTTTCCGGAATTAAAAATCACGGTTACCTCACCTAGCGGCACTGTGAGTGTTCTTTCGGAAGTCCATGCATGTCGTAATCCATCTAATAATTCAGGATGTACTTCTGGTAGTACATCCATAGCCAATATGACTGGTTCCTCCACCTATCGTTTTGGCTTAACTCGTTTGCTTGGTGAAAATCCAAATGGAAGTTGGACTATTCGAGCCTATGATGGCGCAGCTGGAGACACTGGAACCATCCAATCAGTGCGATTGAAAATTTACGGAAGGTAA
- a CDS encoding chemotaxis protein CheX, translating to MNYLTELERDSLCELFNISLGGAAKLMSEMISDEILLTVPSLKLITEAEAKNFENLANKDVCTVEQKFVGDIGNGSAFLLFHKSASLEIVKMMMKDYVALNEVSQFEKDALSEIGNIILNAILSNLAKMSNYKIETQIPEFFSGKYEELLLNRNPNTNEDNSILLVFIDYQLKGKEIKGYIFFILNFDSIKNLSRVLIEKLK from the coding sequence ATGAACTACCTAACAGAGTTAGAACGAGATTCATTATGTGAACTATTCAATATCAGCTTAGGTGGAGCTGCAAAATTGATGAGTGAAATGATCTCTGATGAAATTTTATTAACCGTTCCTAGTTTAAAACTAATTACCGAAGCAGAAGCAAAAAACTTTGAAAACCTAGCGAATAAGGATGTTTGCACAGTCGAACAAAAGTTTGTTGGTGATATTGGGAACGGATCTGCATTTCTATTGTTCCATAAAAGTGCTAGTTTAGAAATTGTGAAAATGATGATGAAAGACTATGTAGCGCTCAATGAAGTTTCACAATTTGAAAAAGATGCACTAAGTGAAATTGGCAATATTATCCTAAATGCAATTTTGTCTAATTTAGCAAAAATGTCCAATTACAAAATTGAAACACAAATACCTGAATTTTTTTCTGGGAAATACGAGGAATTATTATTAAATCGAAATCCAAATACTAATGAAGACAATTCTATCTTATTAGTGTTCATCGACTATCAGTTAAAAGGTAAAGAAATTAAAGGTTATATATTTTTTATTCTAAATTTTGACAGCATCAAAAATCTATCCAGAGTATTGATTGAAAAGCTAAAGTAG
- a CDS encoding type III pantothenate kinase → MSESPLLLVIDVGNTNTVFGVFREGQETPDFHKRTVTRRDRTSDELGLFLKGFLTQENVKADRVKKAIYSSVVPSLNPIVERMLEDWFDVNPLRVHYQMNLNFGISYPRPFEIGADRLVNAAYCAKTYPGKKAILVDLGTATTFCVISEKPEYIGGVIAPGLKISMDALTRNTAQLPPIVFGSPSRVLGESTVESIQAGFFFGWIGLLKEIVRAIKEEHPGDYVVVGTGGLVTTIHASHNQVFDEIDPMMTLKGLKILADLNS, encoded by the coding sequence ATGTCAGAATCACCATTATTATTAGTTATCGATGTTGGAAATACTAACACAGTGTTTGGAGTTTTTCGTGAAGGTCAAGAGACACCAGATTTTCACAAAAGAACTGTTACGCGAAGGGATCGAACTTCGGATGAATTAGGTCTATTTCTGAAGGGATTTTTAACCCAAGAGAACGTAAAAGCAGACCGAGTCAAAAAAGCAATTTATTCTAGTGTTGTGCCTTCTCTCAATCCGATCGTAGAAAGGATGTTAGAGGATTGGTTTGATGTAAATCCACTCCGTGTTCATTACCAAATGAATTTAAACTTTGGTATCAGTTACCCTAGACCATTTGAAATTGGTGCGGATCGACTTGTCAATGCTGCTTATTGTGCCAAAACCTATCCTGGAAAAAAAGCCATCTTGGTTGATTTGGGTACGGCGACTACATTTTGTGTGATTAGCGAAAAACCAGAATATATAGGTGGTGTGATTGCGCCTGGATTAAAAATATCCATGGATGCTTTAACAAGAAACACAGCACAACTTCCTCCTATTGTATTTGGTTCTCCTTCTCGTGTATTGGGTGAATCAACTGTAGAATCAATCCAAGCAGGTTTTTTCTTTGGGTGGATTGGCCTTCTGAAAGAAATCGTAAGAGCCATCAAGGAAGAACATCCTGGTGATTATGTAGTAGTGGGAACCGGTGGCCTCGTGACAACAATCCATGCTTCGCATAACCAAGTATTTGATGAAATTGATCCAATGATGACTCTCAAAGGATTAAAAATTTTAGCCGATTTAAATTCCTAA